One genomic window of Pseudomonadota bacterium includes the following:
- the recQ gene encoding DNA helicase RecQ, protein MTDSAKKILGEVFGYSEFRSHQNKIIENVLNKRDSLVIMPTGGGKSLCYQIPALIFEGLTIVVSPLISLMKDQVEQLTELGVSALFLNSTLSGEEYSRNVELLKKNKVKLLYLAPENLLSKATLSLLSSLQIDCMAIDEAHCISEWGHDFRPEYRQLADVRTRFPSATCIALTATATQRVREDIKSNLGFDVSNEFVASFDRKNLFIDIIPKDDPVSQTMDFLSGRLGESGIIYCFSRRQVNDLYEVLKDSGYSVKPYHAGLSDKERAENQELFIKDDVQIIVATIAFGMGINKPNVRFVIHFDLPKSIETYYQEIGRAGRDGLKSFCLLLFSYGDIRKIKYFINQKSKDEQQIANIHLNALLQFTETQTCRRRPLLTYFGEDYHAKKCDMCDNCLAGDRNLVDITVLAQKFLSCVKRTNEMFGINHIIDVLRGSQSQKVYNFEHEKLSTYGIGQDYSRKQWFHLARQFISKGLMIQDAKYGGLKLAEKAYDVFKGKEKVFGMIEEERVRYIKQKEKDTEYKYDHALFEKLRKKRKELADKAGVPPYVIFSDKTLMEMATFYPRSDETLLHIHGVGSVKHKKYGSCFLDIIGSYCDENQIEIGPLKKLSVLPPMPKPSLKTEKKRYIIIGEVYNSGKSIQEIMKLFNIKRVTAIDHLIKYQQSGHKLRSDGILEVSEISSKQHKIILDTFHKLGTEFLKPVFDNLEGKISYDELKIFRLYFISMVNVSIY, encoded by the coding sequence ATGACAGACAGTGCAAAAAAAATTCTTGGTGAAGTATTCGGGTATAGCGAATTCAGATCTCATCAAAATAAAATCATAGAAAATGTTCTTAACAAAAGAGACTCTCTGGTTATTATGCCCACAGGAGGCGGCAAATCACTTTGTTATCAGATCCCGGCTCTTATATTTGAAGGCCTGACCATTGTAGTTTCACCCCTTATTTCTTTGATGAAAGATCAGGTGGAGCAATTAACCGAACTTGGCGTTTCGGCATTGTTTTTAAACAGTACTTTATCCGGTGAAGAATATAGCCGAAATGTTGAGCTTTTAAAGAAAAACAAAGTAAAACTGCTCTACCTTGCCCCCGAAAATCTTTTATCTAAAGCAACTCTGTCCCTTCTTTCCTCACTTCAAATTGATTGTATGGCAATTGATGAAGCCCACTGCATTTCGGAATGGGGACACGATTTTAGGCCTGAATACAGGCAGCTTGCAGATGTAAGAACCCGTTTTCCTTCTGCAACGTGTATTGCCCTTACGGCAACGGCCACACAAAGGGTTCGGGAAGATATAAAATCCAACCTTGGTTTTGATGTTTCAAATGAATTTGTTGCAAGCTTTGACAGAAAAAATCTTTTTATTGATATTATTCCTAAAGATGATCCGGTATCGCAAACTATGGATTTTCTCTCAGGCCGTTTGGGGGAATCAGGTATTATTTATTGTTTTTCCCGCAGGCAAGTTAATGATCTGTATGAAGTATTAAAAGATTCCGGTTATTCCGTAAAGCCATATCATGCAGGCTTGTCCGACAAAGAACGCGCAGAAAATCAGGAATTGTTTATAAAAGATGATGTCCAGATTATTGTTGCTACTATCGCTTTTGGAATGGGAATAAACAAGCCGAATGTGCGTTTTGTCATTCACTTTGATCTTCCTAAAAGCATTGAAACTTATTATCAGGAAATCGGCCGTGCCGGACGAGACGGCTTAAAATCTTTCTGTCTGTTGCTATTTAGCTATGGTGATATTCGGAAAATTAAGTATTTTATAAACCAGAAAAGTAAAGATGAACAGCAGATTGCAAATATCCATCTTAATGCTCTTTTGCAGTTTACCGAAACCCAAACATGCCGTCGACGGCCTTTACTTACATATTTTGGCGAAGACTATCATGCAAAAAAATGCGATATGTGTGACAACTGCCTTGCTGGAGACAGAAACCTTGTAGATATAACAGTTTTGGCTCAGAAGTTTCTTTCATGTGTTAAGCGTACCAATGAGATGTTTGGAATAAATCATATTATCGATGTTCTGCGTGGTTCACAATCACAAAAAGTATATAATTTCGAACATGAAAAATTGTCAACTTATGGGATAGGACAAGATTATTCAAGGAAACAATGGTTTCATCTTGCCAGACAATTCATAAGTAAAGGATTAATGATTCAGGATGCAAAATATGGTGGGCTAAAGCTTGCCGAGAAGGCTTATGATGTTTTTAAAGGGAAAGAAAAAGTCTTTGGAATGATCGAAGAAGAACGTGTAAGATATATAAAGCAGAAGGAAAAAGATACGGAATATAAATATGATCATGCATTATTTGAAAAGCTTAGAAAGAAGAGAAAAGAACTTGCTGATAAAGCGGGCGTGCCTCCTTACGTAATATTTTCGGATAAAACACTGATGGAAATGGCGACATTTTATCCGCGTTCTGATGAAACTCTGCTTCACATACATGGAGTAGGATCTGTAAAACATAAGAAATACGGCTCCTGTTTTTTAGATATCATTGGCAGCTACTGTGATGAAAACCAAATTGAAATAGGCCCTCTTAAAAAACTATCAGTACTGCCACCTATGCCAAAACCTTCCCTGAAAACAGAGAAGAAAAGATACATTATTATCGGAGAAGTATACAATTCAGGAAAATCCATACAGGAAATTATGAAGTTGTTTAACATAAAAAGAGTTACGGCTATTGATCATCTTATCAAGTATCAGCAATCAGGCCATAAATTAAGATCAGATGGGATACTTGAAGTATCGGAAATTTCTTCAAAACAGCATAAAATAATACTTGATACATTTCATAAACTTGGCACGGAGTTTTTAAAACCTGTTTTTGATAATCTTGAAGGTAAAATAAGCTATGATGAGCTTAAAATATTCAGGCTATATTTTATTAGTATGGTTAATGTCTCCATCTATTAG
- a CDS encoding anion transporter: MIAIAIFCLAYLGIALGKIPRFSIDRVGFAVLGAIGMIVFGILTPESAFRSIDLPTILLLYSLMIISAQLRLGGFYTWVALKIVPFYSRPKLSLFVTMIVSALLSAILANDIVCFAFTPILAFSLIEAKLNPLPFLIGLAVSSNIGSAATIIGNPQNILIGQAGHLDFLEFFYWCAPPSLLALLVSYFIILLIYRKRIYEPGKVISTSHNQSQQPFNKWQTTKGLFAVLVLIALFFSSIPREISAIGIAGVLLCSRKIKTREITGLVDWHLITLFCALFIIIQGVSQSGYIEIVMNKLAGIGMQMYNLPALTGLSAILSNLFSNVPAAMLLIRFLDPLEPAQWYTLATSSTFAGNLFLLGSIANLIVVEQASNFNIKISFLKHAAVGIPVTLVSLLILIAWISIA; the protein is encoded by the coding sequence ATGATAGCTATCGCCATTTTTTGTCTTGCATATTTGGGTATTGCCCTTGGGAAAATCCCAAGGTTCAGCATTGATCGGGTTGGCTTTGCAGTTCTTGGTGCAATCGGTATGATAGTTTTTGGTATTCTGACACCGGAAAGTGCATTCAGATCAATTGATCTTCCTACTATTCTTCTGCTTTATTCTTTAATGATTATTTCAGCACAACTCCGGCTTGGGGGCTTTTACACATGGGTTGCATTGAAAATAGTGCCCTTTTATTCCCGGCCTAAACTCTCATTATTTGTTACCATGATAGTGAGCGCTTTATTATCTGCAATACTTGCTAATGATATTGTGTGCTTTGCTTTTACTCCGATATTGGCTTTCTCATTGATTGAAGCGAAACTGAATCCACTTCCATTTCTTATCGGACTTGCAGTTTCAAGCAATATCGGCTCAGCAGCAACAATAATCGGAAATCCACAAAATATTCTTATCGGCCAGGCCGGTCATCTTGATTTTTTAGAATTCTTCTATTGGTGCGCTCCTCCATCTCTGCTTGCTCTTTTAGTCAGTTATTTTATCATATTATTAATATACCGGAAAAGAATCTATGAACCGGGAAAAGTTATATCAACTAGCCATAACCAATCACAACAGCCTTTTAATAAATGGCAGACCACAAAAGGACTCTTTGCAGTACTTGTGCTCATCGCATTATTTTTTTCTTCAATACCAAGGGAAATATCAGCCATAGGCATTGCCGGGGTTTTATTATGCAGCCGTAAAATTAAAACCAGAGAAATTACCGGTCTGGTGGATTGGCACCTAATCACATTATTTTGCGCACTTTTTATTATTATCCAGGGTGTTTCACAGAGCGGTTATATAGAAATTGTAATGAACAAACTTGCCGGTATTGGAATGCAGATGTATAATCTGCCTGCATTAACCGGATTGTCTGCGATATTGAGCAATTTATTCAGCAATGTGCCGGCAGCAATGTTGCTGATACGTTTTCTTGATCCTTTAGAACCGGCTCAATGGTATACATTGGCAACCTCAAGTACTTTTGCCGGAAACCTGTTTTTATTGGGCAGCATTGCTAATTTGATTGTAGTAGAACAAGCTTCAAATTTTAATATCAAAATATCGTTTTTAAAACATGCCGCCGTTGGAATCCCGGTTACATTGGTGTCTTTGTTGATACTTATTGCCTGGATTTCAATTGCATGA
- a CDS encoding class I SAM-dependent methyltransferase, with protein MSELRTLSEIIHEEVKLNFIEPNLYSVYPIGETPGVFDSMGASTIYDLVACNRIYNWLMWGYSTKDYATLCEDMLSSSSEGWVLDLACGSLAFTAENYANISNRPVVFLDQPLKLLIKGKSRLEKLNGKIAENMFFLHADALKLPFKDNVFHTVISLNLLHCIDDVKTALSEIKRVLTDGGKLAITTLVQSSRWSNRYLNVLAGSGALISRNPDELLYNNMTLI; from the coding sequence ATGTCTGAACTTCGCACGCTGTCTGAAATAATTCATGAGGAAGTAAAACTGAATTTTATCGAACCAAATCTTTATTCAGTCTATCCTATTGGAGAAACACCCGGCGTTTTTGACAGCATGGGTGCTTCTACGATTTATGACCTTGTGGCCTGCAATCGTATTTATAACTGGCTAATGTGGGGGTACTCCACAAAAGATTATGCCACATTATGTGAAGATATGCTTTCTTCTTCGTCTGAAGGTTGGGTTCTGGATCTTGCATGTGGTTCCCTGGCATTTACAGCAGAAAACTATGCAAATATTTCGAACCGGCCAGTTGTGTTTCTGGATCAGCCCTTGAAGTTGTTAATAAAGGGCAAATCCCGGCTTGAGAAACTTAACGGGAAGATAGCTGAAAACATGTTCTTTTTACACGCCGACGCATTAAAGTTACCATTCAAGGATAATGTTTTCCATACTGTTATTTCACTAAATCTTCTGCATTGTATAGATGATGTCAAAACAGCCTTGAGTGAAATAAAACGTGTATTAACAGATGGCGGAAAGTTGGCAATAACTACGCTGGTACAGAGCAGTCGTTGGAGCAACCGCTATTTGAATGTGCTTGCCGGATCAGGAGCTCTTATTTCCCGAAACCCGGATGAGCTTTTATATAACAATATGACACTAATATGA